Proteins from a single region of Flaviflexus salsibiostraticola:
- a CDS encoding transglycosylase domain-containing protein — MSSPHRPSQAAPATMVSALLAFLLACTAGGLVLAGLAMPFVAATGTVSNASTSLFDDLPTELTFTEPSEQSVILAADGTELARFYAENRVVVGSEDISQHLKDAVVAIEDERFYDHNGIDPQGLIGAAFNNFSGGQLAGGSTITQQYVKNLLIEEGRNSNDPELIAAATERTIARKLSEARTAMAVEKQMEKDEILTGYINIAMFGPSQYGAEAASQFFFSVPANELTIPQAAMLAGITQSPARWNPISNPEQAKSRRDTVLAKMYELGYITEEQFRESVNVSIDEMLNVSPSVNGCESAGISVYFCDYVVKDLLASDSWGESHEDRLNKLYRGGLIIHTTLDTGKQQAAYESVTTNVPVNDPSGVEMAMSSVEPGTGKIVAMVQNTNYGSATAEDPNATTVNLNAGMTRGGGQGFQSGSTFKVYTLIEWIRSGRSLEERVDASRDEYAREDWTISCAPDLADAYNPSNIEGIGSGMMTVLESTRKSVNLSFIDMAAQLDLCNITGVAAQMGVETGNGDPLLPRPSSVLGSNNVTPLSTANSMATLASGGIMCEPMAFTKIESQNGDVIAEVSPSCTRVLDEEVADTTTEALKTVVDTGGTGFRAVVPGHEAAGKTGTANMDYHAWFMGYTPLEATAIWLGHMEGNVSMFYTTINGQYHIEVYGGLYPAMVFSDYHSRILQGTPPQTFDLQTIASRDGVTVLPQGRDNPAVRPAPAPRPAPAPAPAPAPEPAPAPEPPPEPEPAPEPAPEPPPENPDNGDEG; from the coding sequence ATGTCGAGCCCTCACCGACCTTCACAGGCGGCACCTGCCACAATGGTGTCGGCCCTGCTGGCCTTCCTCCTCGCGTGCACCGCGGGAGGGCTTGTGCTGGCCGGGCTGGCGATGCCATTCGTCGCGGCCACCGGAACCGTTTCCAACGCGTCGACGTCGCTGTTCGACGATCTGCCGACGGAGCTGACGTTCACAGAACCGTCGGAGCAGTCGGTCATCCTCGCCGCCGATGGCACGGAGCTGGCCCGCTTCTACGCGGAGAACCGCGTCGTCGTCGGCTCAGAGGATATCTCTCAGCACCTCAAGGATGCCGTCGTCGCGATCGAGGACGAGCGGTTCTACGACCACAACGGTATCGACCCGCAGGGCCTCATCGGAGCGGCGTTCAACAACTTCTCCGGCGGTCAGCTCGCCGGCGGATCGACCATCACGCAGCAGTATGTGAAGAACCTTCTCATCGAGGAGGGTCGGAACTCGAACGATCCGGAGCTCATCGCTGCGGCCACAGAGCGGACGATCGCCCGCAAGCTCTCCGAGGCTCGTACGGCCATGGCCGTCGAGAAGCAGATGGAGAAGGACGAGATCCTCACGGGTTACATCAACATCGCGATGTTCGGCCCCTCGCAGTACGGCGCCGAGGCCGCATCCCAGTTCTTCTTCTCGGTCCCCGCGAACGAGCTCACGATCCCGCAGGCGGCGATGCTCGCCGGCATCACCCAGTCCCCCGCGCGCTGGAACCCCATCTCCAATCCGGAGCAGGCGAAGTCCCGCCGTGACACCGTGCTCGCCAAAATGTACGAGCTCGGCTACATCACCGAGGAGCAGTTCCGTGAGTCGGTCAACGTGTCGATCGACGAGATGCTCAACGTGTCACCGTCCGTCAACGGCTGCGAGTCCGCCGGAATCTCCGTCTACTTCTGCGACTACGTCGTCAAGGACCTGCTCGCGTCCGACTCGTGGGGAGAATCGCACGAGGACCGGCTCAACAAGCTCTATCGCGGCGGCCTCATCATCCACACGACGCTCGACACGGGCAAGCAGCAGGCCGCCTACGAGTCCGTGACGACCAACGTGCCGGTCAATGATCCGTCGGGAGTTGAGATGGCGATGTCATCGGTTGAACCCGGCACCGGCAAGATCGTCGCCATGGTGCAGAACACGAACTACGGCAGCGCGACTGCCGAGGATCCGAACGCGACCACGGTCAACCTCAACGCGGGCATGACCCGCGGCGGCGGTCAGGGCTTCCAGTCAGGTTCGACTTTCAAGGTCTACACGCTCATCGAATGGATCCGGTCCGGCCGCAGCCTCGAGGAGCGGGTCGACGCGTCGCGGGATGAGTACGCCCGCGAGGACTGGACGATCTCCTGCGCGCCCGATCTGGCGGACGCCTACAATCCCTCGAACATCGAGGGCATCGGCTCGGGCATGATGACCGTGCTCGAATCGACCCGCAAGTCCGTCAACCTGTCGTTCATCGACATGGCGGCCCAGCTCGACCTGTGCAACATCACGGGAGTCGCCGCGCAGATGGGAGTCGAGACCGGCAACGGCGACCCCCTGCTGCCGCGCCCCTCCTCCGTGCTCGGCTCCAACAACGTGACCCCGCTGTCGACGGCCAACTCAATGGCCACCCTCGCCTCGGGCGGCATCATGTGCGAGCCGATGGCGTTCACGAAGATCGAGAGCCAGAACGGCGATGTCATCGCCGAGGTCAGCCCGTCCTGCACCCGCGTGCTCGATGAGGAGGTCGCCGACACGACGACCGAAGCACTCAAGACCGTCGTCGACACCGGCGGCACCGGCTTCAGGGCGGTCGTCCCCGGCCACGAGGCGGCCGGTAAGACCGGTACGGCGAACATGGACTACCACGCGTGGTTCATGGGATACACGCCGCTCGAGGCCACAGCCATCTGGCTCGGACACATGGAGGGCAACGTCTCCATGTTCTACACAACCATCAATGGCCAGTACCACATCGAGGTCTACGGCGGCCTCTACCCTGCCATGGTCTTCTCGGACTACCATTCGCGAATCCTTCAGGGCACGCCCCCTCAGACCTTCGACCTACAGACCATCGCGTCGCGCGACGGCGTCACGGTGCTTCCGCAGGGGCGGGACAACCCCGCGGTGAGGCCGGCACCCGCTCCTCGCCCGGCACCAGCACCCGCGCCAGCACCAGCCCCTGAACCGGCTCCGGCACCCGAGCCACCGCCGGAGCCCGAGCCTGCACCTGAACCCGCCCCTGAGCCTCCTCCCGAGAACCCGGACAACGGAGACGAGGGTTGA
- a CDS encoding WhiB family transcriptional regulator translates to MSLLLEGQTWAAQAACSNVDPDSLFVRGAAQRQVRQVCFSCPVRIECLADALDSNTTYGVWGGLTERERRALQRRFPNEQNWYRRLHTSPDPISVELRAGRVPRFSAR, encoded by the coding sequence ATGTCGCTTTTGTTAGAAGGACAGACATGGGCCGCGCAAGCCGCGTGCTCAAATGTCGACCCCGACAGCCTATTCGTCAGAGGCGCAGCGCAGAGACAGGTCCGCCAAGTCTGCTTCAGCTGTCCCGTTCGCATCGAGTGCCTCGCCGACGCGCTGGACTCGAATACCACCTACGGTGTGTGGGGCGGACTGACCGAGAGGGAGCGCCGCGCACTGCAGCGCCGCTTCCCGAACGAGCAGAACTGGTATCGCCGCCTGCACACCTCTCCGGATCCCATCTCCGTCGAGCTCCGCGCCGGCCGAGTACCGCGCTTCTCCGCACGGTAG
- a CDS encoding DUF4177 domain-containing protein yields MTQWEYMTAPLLIHNTKTILDNFGRQGWELVTVMPGPQGTENVVAYFKKPKETE; encoded by the coding sequence ATGACTCAATGGGAATACATGACAGCGCCGCTGCTCATCCACAACACGAAGACGATCCTCGACAACTTCGGCAGGCAGGGCTGGGAGCTCGTGACGGTCATGCCCGGACCGCAGGGCACTGAGAACGTCGTCGCCTACTTCAAGAAGCCCAAGGAGACCGAGTGA
- a CDS encoding RidA family protein, with amino-acid sequence MTAPSARLAELGIELPAVATPLASYVPSKVTGDTVRSSGQLPFVGGKLLVTGRLGAGVSVDDGYQAARACALNSLAAVAEAAGGIDSIDSIIHVTGFVASDPSFFEQPTVVNGASDVLGEIFGERGRHTRSAVGVAVLPMNVPVEVEITCRLVG; translated from the coding sequence GTGACGGCTCCGAGCGCCCGGTTGGCCGAACTCGGCATCGAGCTCCCGGCCGTCGCTACTCCGCTCGCATCGTATGTTCCGTCAAAGGTGACGGGTGATACGGTGCGGAGTTCCGGTCAGCTGCCGTTCGTCGGCGGAAAGCTGCTCGTCACGGGGAGACTGGGTGCGGGAGTATCCGTCGATGATGGCTACCAGGCGGCTCGCGCATGCGCGCTCAACTCGCTTGCCGCCGTCGCGGAAGCCGCGGGTGGAATCGACAGCATCGACTCCATCATCCACGTCACCGGCTTCGTCGCATCCGACCCCTCGTTCTTCGAGCAGCCGACAGTCGTGAACGGAGCATCCGATGTCCTCGGCGAGATCTTTGGCGAACGCGGCCGGCACACGCGCTCAGCGGTCGGTGTGGCTGTCCTGCCGATGAATGTCCCGGTCGAGGTCGAGATCACCTGCCGGCTCGTCGGCTGA
- a CDS encoding Crp/Fnr family transcriptional regulator: METSIIASVQLFAGLSEEDQAQLAELMTEETLRRGESLFHEGDSGEHLFIIVDGKIKLGHAADDGRENLIAILGPGEIIGELSLFDKGKRSTSATAVAPTTLLALSHVDLMRFIDGNPDMAKHMLAQLAQRLRKTNEQMADLVFADVPGRVAKALLDLARRFGERTQEGVYVAHDLTQEEIAHLVGASRETVNKSLADFVSRGWIRLEGRAVTLIEIGRLEKRAS, encoded by the coding sequence TTGGAGACCAGCATCATCGCTTCGGTACAGCTATTCGCTGGCCTGTCTGAGGAGGATCAAGCGCAGCTCGCCGAGCTGATGACTGAAGAGACCCTCCGCCGCGGAGAGTCGCTCTTCCACGAGGGCGATTCCGGCGAGCACCTGTTCATCATTGTCGACGGCAAGATCAAGCTGGGGCACGCGGCCGATGACGGTCGCGAGAACCTCATCGCGATCCTCGGCCCGGGCGAGATCATCGGAGAGCTCTCCCTCTTCGACAAGGGCAAGCGCTCCACCTCGGCGACCGCAGTCGCCCCGACCACGCTGCTTGCGCTGTCGCATGTCGACCTCATGCGCTTCATCGACGGCAACCCGGACATGGCGAAGCACATGCTCGCCCAGCTGGCACAGCGCCTGCGCAAGACCAACGAGCAGATGGCCGACCTCGTGTTCGCCGACGTTCCCGGTCGCGTCGCCAAGGCTCTTCTCGATCTCGCACGCCGTTTCGGCGAGCGCACCCAGGAGGGCGTCTACGTTGCCCACGATCTCACACAGGAGGAGATCGCCCATCTCGTCGGCGCCTCCCGCGAGACCGTGAACAAGTCTCTCGCCGACTTCGTCTCCCGCGGCTGGATCCGCCTCGAGGGCCGCGCCGTCACTCTCATCGAGATCGGCCGCCTCGAGAAGCGCGCCTCCTGA
- the nth gene encoding endonuclease III: protein MTGEKQKFPPRPRSRSARIEQAVAVDEALAAAYPDARCELDHRTPLELLVATVLSAQTTDARVNTVTPELFATFPTPKAYAEADRETVESILRPLGFHRSKAQALIGIGRALVERFESEVPDRLEDLISLPGVGRKTANVVLGNAFGIPGITVDTHVGRLARRLGWSRSTDPVRVEKDIAELLPEEDWTMACHRLIFHGRQICTARRPKCESCPIMDLCPSYPLIKTGAL, encoded by the coding sequence ATGACTGGCGAGAAGCAGAAATTTCCTCCCCGCCCACGGTCCAGATCTGCTCGGATTGAGCAGGCTGTGGCGGTCGACGAGGCTCTCGCCGCGGCCTATCCGGATGCGCGCTGCGAACTCGACCATCGAACCCCGCTCGAGCTGCTCGTGGCGACGGTCCTCTCCGCTCAGACCACGGATGCCCGCGTGAATACTGTCACTCCAGAATTGTTCGCGACTTTCCCCACGCCGAAGGCATACGCGGAGGCCGATCGGGAGACGGTCGAGTCGATCCTCCGACCGCTCGGCTTCCACCGGTCAAAGGCGCAGGCGCTCATCGGCATCGGTCGGGCCCTCGTGGAGCGGTTCGAGTCCGAGGTCCCTGACCGCCTCGAGGATCTCATCAGCCTCCCCGGTGTCGGCCGGAAGACCGCCAATGTCGTCCTCGGCAACGCCTTCGGCATCCCCGGCATCACCGTCGACACCCACGTCGGGCGATTGGCGCGGCGGCTCGGATGGTCGCGGAGCACAGACCCGGTCAGGGTGGAGAAGGACATCGCCGAACTGCTGCCGGAGGAGGACTGGACGATGGCGTGCCATCGGCTCATCTTCCATGGCAGGCAGATCTGCACTGCCAGACGGCCGAAGTGCGAGTCCTGCCCGATCATGGACCTGTGTCCGTCCTACCCGCTCATCAAGACCGGCGCGCTCTGA
- a CDS encoding alpha/beta fold hydrolase — MTLPGPWQHRLVRASGAQFHVATAGTMREGAPLVVLLHGFPQYWYAWRKQIPALAEAGYAVAAMDVRGAGGSDRTRDTFDAPTLARDVIGVIRSLGASEAVLVGTSSGGYLAWSAASLEPSLIKGLVTVSAPHPVDTYRLGLHVTFRTWRHYFTSFLPRVAESGLQKPGMLKKILAEFSAPGNTGATEAAEHYADALQLPNAAKTQVHQMRWTWSTPRRRSGRRHLEKISRPIAAPVMTVRGDLDPLLPSRAWSRTRRHVTGPYTHVVLPDAGHFVPEEQPEEFNRLLLDFLSDI, encoded by the coding sequence GTGACGCTGCCCGGGCCCTGGCAGCATCGCCTCGTCCGAGCGAGCGGCGCGCAGTTCCACGTCGCAACCGCTGGGACGATGCGGGAGGGCGCCCCGCTCGTCGTGCTCCTCCATGGCTTCCCCCAGTACTGGTACGCCTGGCGGAAGCAGATCCCGGCCCTCGCGGAGGCGGGTTACGCCGTGGCGGCGATGGACGTGCGCGGGGCGGGCGGGAGCGACCGCACCCGCGATACCTTCGATGCACCGACCCTCGCCCGCGACGTCATCGGCGTCATCCGCAGCCTCGGCGCCTCCGAGGCCGTGCTCGTCGGCACGAGCTCGGGGGGCTACCTCGCCTGGTCGGCGGCCAGTCTCGAGCCGAGCCTCATCAAGGGCCTCGTCACTGTCTCTGCACCCCACCCGGTCGACACGTACCGTCTCGGCCTCCACGTCACGTTCCGGACATGGCGCCACTACTTCACGTCGTTCCTTCCGCGCGTGGCCGAGAGCGGCCTGCAGAAGCCCGGGATGCTGAAGAAGATCCTCGCCGAGTTCTCGGCCCCCGGAAACACCGGCGCGACCGAGGCAGCCGAGCATTACGCGGATGCCCTCCAGCTACCGAACGCAGCCAAGACCCAGGTGCATCAGATGCGCTGGACGTGGTCCACACCGCGCCGCCGTTCGGGCAGACGCCACCTCGAGAAGATCTCCCGGCCGATCGCGGCGCCGGTTATGACAGTGCGCGGGGACCTTGATCCGCTCCTGCCGTCACGCGCCTGGTCGCGGACCCGCCGGCATGTGACGGGCCCCTACACCCACGTCGTCCTGCCGGACGCCGGCCATTTCGTGCCCGAAGAGCAGCCAGAGGAGTTCAACCGCCTACTGCTCGACTTCCTCAGCGACATCTGA
- a CDS encoding TadA family conjugal transfer-associated ATPase has product MSRASDLAAARAAVVGGTHVGSVLAGAAPDAISIASVASVGQGILQQLEGAGPVLQPLLEDPAVTDVLVNGAEGVWVDRGGGLELIAHEADELRDPLEVRRLAVRLAATCGQRLDDASPIVDGTFPSGVRLHAVLPPLAAEGTLISLRTQRSVALTLDDLVASGTATESMAAIVSAMISRRANVMISGATGSGKTTLLSALLGLVPSAERIVVIEESAELRPTHPHCVHLQVRHANVQGAGEVSMSDLVRAAMRMRPDRLVLGECRGAEVRDVLAALNTGHEGGWATIHANTASDVPARLVALGALAGMSEPTVAAQASAALDAVIHIKRTAGGRRIDHVATLTRDGARLVPVPAVFMRDGMTVPGQGWDRLSDRLGLARDLL; this is encoded by the coding sequence ATGAGTCGCGCCTCAGATCTCGCGGCCGCCCGGGCCGCGGTGGTCGGCGGCACCCACGTCGGATCCGTTCTCGCCGGAGCTGCGCCCGATGCCATCTCCATCGCCTCCGTGGCCTCCGTCGGCCAGGGCATCCTCCAGCAGCTGGAGGGAGCAGGACCCGTCCTTCAGCCCCTGCTTGAAGACCCGGCCGTCACCGATGTCCTCGTCAACGGCGCCGAGGGGGTCTGGGTCGACCGGGGCGGTGGGCTCGAACTCATCGCGCACGAGGCCGACGAGCTGAGGGACCCCCTCGAGGTCCGCAGGCTCGCGGTCCGACTCGCGGCGACGTGCGGGCAGCGGCTCGACGATGCGTCGCCGATCGTCGACGGCACCTTCCCCTCGGGCGTCCGGCTGCACGCGGTGCTGCCGCCGCTGGCGGCGGAGGGCACCCTCATCTCCCTGCGCACGCAGCGCTCGGTCGCGCTCACGCTCGATGACCTCGTGGCATCCGGCACGGCGACGGAGTCGATGGCGGCCATCGTCTCCGCGATGATCTCCCGGCGCGCGAACGTCATGATCTCAGGGGCCACAGGCTCCGGAAAGACGACCCTCCTGTCCGCTCTGCTCGGACTTGTTCCGAGCGCGGAGAGGATCGTCGTCATCGAGGAGTCCGCGGAGCTCCGACCCACCCATCCGCACTGCGTCCACCTTCAGGTGCGGCACGCGAACGTGCAGGGTGCGGGCGAGGTGTCGATGAGCGACCTCGTTCGGGCGGCCATGCGGATGAGGCCGGACAGGCTCGTCCTCGGCGAGTGTCGCGGGGCTGAGGTTCGTGACGTTCTCGCAGCACTCAATACGGGTCATGAGGGCGGCTGGGCCACGATCCATGCGAACACCGCGAGCGATGTGCCGGCGAGACTGGTCGCGCTCGGGGCGCTCGCGGGGATGTCCGAGCCGACGGTCGCCGCGCAGGCTTCGGCCGCACTCGACGCCGTCATTCACATCAAACGGACGGCCGGGGGCCGCCGGATTGACCATGTCGCGACGCTGACGCGCGACGGGGCACGCCTCGTGCCGGTCCCAGCCGTCTTCATGAGGGACGGGATGACTGTGCCGGGCCAGGGATGGGATCGACTCTCCGATCGGCTGGGACTCGCCAGGGACCTGTTGTGA
- a CDS encoding type II secretion system F family protein, whose protein sequence is MSAVLAGVVAAVAVLVVGGGRRLPRPQVRRQRSTREIRLPRRHDIDLGVLATDVATRLRAGLGVEQAWRVSLRRAGLPERSPVLDGAGSPRALVELDARRGAADELRALLKGEPLISSVTRIALPSLLAATRLTWQTGAPMADVLDECAAGLTEAGEAQSAREIALQGPKSTAAMLAWLPLLGVGLGVVMGVDPLGFLTGTGVGRVFLAAGLIFEIAGILIVRRMVFSAQMEGAVGRAT, encoded by the coding sequence ATGTCGGCGGTGTTGGCCGGCGTCGTGGCCGCCGTCGCAGTCCTTGTCGTGGGCGGCGGACGGCGCCTGCCGAGGCCGCAGGTGCGGCGACAGAGATCGACGAGGGAGATTCGTCTCCCGCGCCGGCACGATATTGACCTCGGGGTTCTGGCCACTGACGTCGCGACGCGGCTTCGGGCGGGCCTCGGTGTCGAGCAGGCCTGGCGGGTGTCCCTGCGGCGCGCTGGCCTGCCCGAGCGGTCCCCCGTGCTCGATGGCGCCGGCTCGCCTCGGGCCCTTGTTGAGCTCGATGCGCGCAGAGGAGCCGCTGATGAGCTGAGAGCCCTCCTCAAGGGGGAGCCGCTCATCTCGAGTGTCACCCGCATCGCCCTGCCGTCGCTTCTGGCGGCGACGCGGCTGACCTGGCAGACGGGAGCTCCGATGGCGGATGTCCTGGATGAATGCGCGGCGGGACTGACCGAGGCGGGCGAAGCTCAGTCCGCTCGCGAAATCGCCCTCCAGGGCCCTAAATCGACCGCTGCCATGCTCGCGTGGCTGCCGCTGCTCGGCGTAGGTCTCGGCGTCGTCATGGGAGTCGACCCGCTCGGCTTCCTCACGGGCACGGGTGTTGGCAGGGTCTTTCTCGCCGCCGGCCTCATCTTCGAAATCGCCGGAATTCTCATCGTGCGTCGGATGGTGTTCTCCGCGCAGATGGAGGGCGCCGTCGGGAGGGCGACATGA